The genomic segment TCTGGCCACGTCGTGTGCTGGGGGAAACCGAGAAGATGCGTATACAGACACGACACCTTGCCTCGTCCCTGCAGGCGCCATGTATGCCAATGATGGACATTGGACTTTGAAAAGGCCCTAAGCCTCCGCCCAGCACGGATTGTCGTCATACGCTGAGCATGCTATAATGGAGCGATCGCTCCAATGCACCATCCCATACGCGGGCCTACCCCTCGATCATCGCTGCCGTACAACGCCACGCGACCGGTCATGAAAGCTGATCTCTCCGCGACCCTCGCGCGAGGGAACACAGGCCCGGAACCTTTAGCCCGGTGGCACCACAGGCCACAGGCGTCTCGTATGCGGCGTCCCACACAAGAGCGAGAACCACTTCCCCAATGGAGGTCCCATGAAACTGCTCTTTAGCATCGTCAACAGCAAAGACGCCGGTGACCTGGCTCGTAAATTGGTCCAGGCCGGCTTTCGCGTCACGATGATGTCCAGCGCCGGAGGGCTTTTACGTCGCGGGAACACCACCTTCCTGATCGCGACGGAGGATGAGCGGGTAGAGGAGGCGCTACAGATCATTGCGGATACCTGCAACCCGCCACCCGAAGGGCCCTTCTACATCCCGGGCCTGGGCACCCGCCACATCGGCGCGGCGACCGTCATGATCCTGGAGGTGGAAAGGGCCGAACATTTCTAGCCCCTCCTCGGCCGCCACGCCCCGTGGCCGCCTACTGCCAGCCCCTTGCCTCCCCCCGGTGACGGGCTGCCTCTCTCAACAAGCGAACGTCACGTACTAGCGAAACATGTCCAACTCTCGCGGGCGCAGGAGGTCCACCAGACGGCCTGCCCCGGCCTCATACGGCGCGCCCCGCACCACGACCACCGGCGTCCCCTCGTCGGCCTCGCCCATGAGGAGCGCGGCCGCGGCCGCCACGCTATCCGCGGTGCCCACACGGGTCACGCGCAGCATCCTCCCATACAGATCCCTCCGCCCCCGCAGATCCGTCAGCGGGAGCAGCCCCGCCACCCCGATGACCACCCCCACAGCTCCCAGCCGCCATGCCCGACCGTGCGAGTCCACGATCAGCACGGCCACCCGGACCCCCAGCTGTTCATGCAAGGCCTCTCGGATCCGCCGCGCCGATCGATCCGGGTCCAGAGGCAGCAACAGCACCCATTGGTCATCCTCGTTCCCCGGGCACACGTTGGAATGATCGATGCCAGCATTGGCGCAAACGAAGCCCAGCCGATGCTCGACGATCATCAGCCCGGGCCGGGCGCGCAGGACCTGGGCAGACTCACGCAGGATCAGCTCCACCAGGCGAGGATCTTTGTGCGTCCTTTGCGCCCACACCATCGCCTCCGACGATGGCTCCACATCGGCCAGGGCGACGATCCTCCCCTCCGCCTTCGAGACGATCTTCTGCGCGACGGCGACCACGTCCCCATCCTGCAGCGGATACTCTGCCTCGCCCAACGCGCATGCGATGACCTCACCGAGGTCATCGCCTTGACGAATATCCGGAATGCCGGGGATGGCGGTCACCGTCATCTGCCGTAACATGATCCCTCGGCCGTCTCCTATGCCTAAGAGTGTGTCTGAGAAATGCCGTTGCTTCTGCTGTGGGGAGGCCCAGAGGAGCGGAGTCCCTCCGGAAAAAGCCTTTCTCCCGCCTTCGACCTGCCTGACCTCGGCTCGAGTCCTTTGGAAAGGGCCGAGAAAGGCAGGTGCAAGGCCAGAAAAGCGGGATTTTCCGTGGAGGGGAGGCCCCCTCCACACCTCCCCCTGTGGAGCTGGTCGTTGGGGGAGACCCCTCAGACGCCTTGCCGGTAAACTTTCAGACACGCTCTAAGCGCCGCCAGACCCAGGATAGGAATCGTACGGAGGGGAGCCTGGCGGCCCGCTCGTTGCCTCCCTCACCCCTACTCCAGGCCCGTGATCCGGATCCCGGCTCCCTTCGCCTTGTAGCGACGATTGATCCCGATGAGGATCGGGGTCAGCCCCTCCACCACGACGGCGTTCTGGAGCGGTCCCGCGTCCAGCCCTCGCATCCCCGCCCGCTCACATAGCGCGATGGCCACCGCCTTGGCCTTCGCGTCGTCGCCACAGACCAGCACGTCACAATCGATGGGATGATCCGGGTCTTTCAGGTGCTCGGCGGAGATGTTCTGGAAAGCGCACACCACCCGGACGTCCGGCCCCAGAATGGCCTGCGCCTCCTGGGTCGCCGAGCCTCCCTCCGGGATCCATACCCGGCTGACCTTGGGTGGACGCAGTGGCACCGTCACATCGACGAACACCTTTCCCTGCACCGCCTCTTTCACATGGGTCAACACCGCCGCGTGGGCGCTATACGGCACGGTCAACACGACCGTCTGCGCCGCACTCGCCGCGGCGAAATTCTCCATCCCCCGCACCAGGTCCCGCCCCAACCGCTCGTTGATCTCGGCCGCCACCCGCTCCGCCTTCTCCCGCTGGCGGGACCCGATGATCACATCCAGGCCAGAAGCCGCCCAACGCATCGCCAGACCCGGCCCCTCATGGCCGGTGCCTCCCAACACGGCAATGGTGCCGATCTCCATAGTTCCTCCGTGAAGAAGTGGTAAGCGTAGAAAAAGCGTCCAGGGGGAGATGCGAGATCAGGACACAAGCCGGGCGTATCGAGCCCAGGTATGCCGCGCCTCCTCCCGAGCAGCCGCGGCGATGGCCGCCTCATCGAGCATCAGGAGCCGCCGATCACGCATGAGCACACGTCCATCGCAGATGGTGGTCGTCACCTGACCACCACTCACGCCGAAGATGATATGCCAGGGGAGGTTCTCCGACGTCACCGGCGTGGGAGGACGATAATCCACGAAGATGATGTCGGCCGCGCTCCCCGGGCTCAACCGGCCGATCGGCCGCCCGAACACCTGAGTCGCTAACGCCCCGTTGTGCGTATACGCCAGTTGCATCACCTGATCTGCCGGCATGGCCCGTGGATCCCTCCGCCATGCCTTGTGGATCAGATAGGCCACCTTCATCTCCTCGAACATATCGTTGGAAAACCCATCGTTCCCCAGGCCCACGTGCATCCCACCTCGCAACATGGCAGGGACATCGGCCGTGCCCACGGCGTTGTTCATATTGGATCGTGGCTGATGGGTCACCCACGTCCCGGTCTCCCGCAGCAACGCCATCTCCCAGGGATCGATATCCACCGCGTGGGCGAGGATGGTACGCGGCCCCAACACGCCGAGGCGAGACAGACGCTCGACTACCCGCACTCCATAACGCCGCAGGCTATCCTCTTGATCGGCCGGCCCCTCGGCCGCGTGCAGATGGAATCCGACCCCGCCCAGGGATTGCGCCTCCGCCACACAGCGCGTCAACGTCTCATCGCTCAAGGAGAGGGAGGCGTGCAGGCCGAAAAGCCCGGCCAGGCGAGGAGGCTTCTCCCGAGAGACCCGCCGCAGCCACCGCACGTTCTCCCGGATCCCGGCCGCCGCCACCTCCGGCCCCTCCCGATCACTGACCTCGTAGCACAGACAGGCTCGCAATCCGACCTGCTCCACCGCCTCGGCGATGATGTCCAACGAGCCGTCCACGCACGCCTGGCTGGCATGGTGATCGATCAGCGTCGTCGTCCCGTGGCGAACGGCGTCGATCAGGCAAACCAGCGCGCTCAAACGAATCCCCTCAGGCCGCAACGCCCGATCCAGGGGCCACCACAACGTGTCCAGGATCTCCGGGAAATCACGCGGCGCGCCGGGCAGCGCCATACCGCGAGCGAACAGCCCATAGAAGTGAGTATGCGCGCAGATGCTCCCGGGCATCACCCACTGCCCATGCGCATCGATCCGTTCCACATCGGGATACTGAGCCAGCAGCTCGTCCGTGGGACCGATCGCCTCGATGGTGTCGTCCACGACGAGCACCGCTCCATCCTCGATGATGGACATCCGCTCATCCATGGTGATCACGGTGCCATGAACGATAAGATACATGCGCGCTCTCCTGAGACCCCAAAAGTTCACCCGTCCATTACAGCCGCTTCTCGCTGGAATGGCCCGGGAAGACCCGCGCCTCGGGATCAAGGTAGGCCCGGGCACAATTCACGGCAATGGCAGCCTGGGCGAATCCGATAGCAATGAGATTCAGGTAA from the Chloroflexota bacterium genome contains:
- the npdG gene encoding NADPH-dependent F420 reductase, with protein sequence MEIGTIAVLGGTGHEGPGLAMRWAASGLDVIIGSRQREKAERVAAEINERLGRDLVRGMENFAAASAAQTVVLTVPYSAHAAVLTHVKEAVQGKVFVDVTVPLRPPKVSRVWIPEGGSATQEAQAILGPDVRVVCAFQNISAEHLKDPDHPIDCDVLVCGDDAKAKAVAIALCERAGMRGLDAGPLQNAVVVEGLTPILIGINRRYKAKGAGIRITGLE
- the ssnA gene encoding putative aminohydrolase SsnA, with the protein product MYLIVHGTVITMDERMSIIEDGAVLVVDDTIEAIGPTDELLAQYPDVERIDAHGQWVMPGSICAHTHFYGLFARGMALPGAPRDFPEILDTLWWPLDRALRPEGIRLSALVCLIDAVRHGTTTLIDHHASQACVDGSLDIIAEAVEQVGLRACLCYEVSDREGPEVAAAGIRENVRWLRRVSREKPPRLAGLFGLHASLSLSDETLTRCVAEAQSLGGVGFHLHAAEGPADQEDSLRRYGVRVVERLSRLGVLGPRTILAHAVDIDPWEMALLRETGTWVTHQPRSNMNNAVGTADVPAMLRGGMHVGLGNDGFSNDMFEEMKVAYLIHKAWRRDPRAMPADQVMQLAYTHNGALATQVFGRPIGRLSPGSAADIIFVDYRPPTPVTSENLPWHIIFGVSGGQVTTTICDGRVLMRDRRLLMLDEAAIAAAAREEARHTWARYARLVS
- the cofE gene encoding coenzyme F420-0:L-glutamate ligase, which encodes MLRQMTVTAIPGIPDIRQGDDLGEVIACALGEAEYPLQDGDVVAVAQKIVSKAEGRIVALADVEPSSEAMVWAQRTHKDPRLVELILRESAQVLRARPGLMIVEHRLGFVCANAGIDHSNVCPGNEDDQWVLLLPLDPDRSARRIREALHEQLGVRVAVLIVDSHGRAWRLGAVGVVIGVAGLLPLTDLRGRRDLYGRMLRVTRVGTADSVAAAAALLMGEADEGTPVVVVRGAPYEAGAGRLVDLLRPRELDMFR